In Shewanella sp. VB17, a single genomic region encodes these proteins:
- the rraB gene encoding ribonuclease E inhibitor RraB: protein MSIDRLIKAQQEENQQIVAAILNDGSNATAEYTIEHHFSSNNFDRLEKTAVDAFKLGFEVSDAEEMELDDGSVIFCFDAVAHHLLNVDLLDKACEALLHLAAKQKVDYDGWGTYFIDENGEEIHEDDLEEDDFEESDKQPLH, encoded by the coding sequence ATGTCAATCGATCGTTTAATTAAGGCACAGCAAGAAGAAAATCAGCAAATAGTAGCGGCTATCTTAAATGATGGTTCAAATGCTACTGCTGAGTATACAATTGAACATCATTTCTCATCGAATAATTTTGATCGTTTAGAAAAAACAGCCGTTGACGCATTTAAACTTGGTTTTGAGGTGAGTGATGCAGAAGAAATGGAACTTGATGATGGTTCTGTTATTTTTTGTTTTGATGCTGTTGCGCATCATTTACTCAATGTCGACTTACTTGATAAAGCGTGCGAAGCATTATTGCACCTAGCAGCTAAACAGAAAGTTGATTATGACGGTTGGGGGACTTATTTCATCGATGAAAATGGTGAAGAAATCCATGAGGATGACCTTGAAGAGGACGACTTCGAAGAGAGTGATAAGCAGCCTCTTCATTAA
- a CDS encoding metal ABC transporter permease, with protein MFDTDLLSILLPALVAGILVLSTHVLLGQQVLKRGIIFIDLAIAQVAALGAIVAHLNHDIEHLAFSHVWMPALFALAGAGFIAWLSKRMADELEAIIGCFYVLAAVTAMLMLSNDPHGAEMLKQLMSGQILWVNWSQLILPTVVSICILGLIYCKPALLDGSGFYIMFALVITLSVELVGVYLVFSTLILPALAVNKHKMKHKLPAAYLIGLVGYISGLLISASFDLPSGAAIVATLAISTILFRLLFGNTILTFKR; from the coding sequence ATGTTTGATACTGACTTGCTCTCTATTTTACTTCCAGCTTTAGTTGCTGGGATTTTAGTCTTGTCGACTCATGTTCTCTTGGGTCAACAAGTATTAAAACGCGGTATTATTTTTATTGATCTGGCGATTGCTCAAGTTGCTGCTTTAGGTGCAATTGTGGCTCATCTTAATCATGATATTGAGCACCTAGCATTTTCTCATGTATGGATGCCTGCATTATTTGCGCTTGCTGGAGCGGGCTTTATTGCCTGGTTGTCAAAACGAATGGCTGATGAGCTCGAAGCTATTATCGGCTGCTTCTATGTATTAGCGGCAGTGACAGCCATGTTGATGTTGTCTAATGATCCTCATGGTGCTGAGATGTTGAAGCAGTTGATGTCAGGACAAATACTTTGGGTTAATTGGTCTCAATTGATATTGCCCACAGTTGTTTCTATTTGTATTTTGGGTTTAATTTACTGTAAACCTGCTTTACTTGATGGCAGTGGCTTTTACATCATGTTTGCGTTGGTTATTACACTATCTGTTGAGTTAGTGGGGGTTTATTTAGTATTTAGTACTTTGATATTGCCCGCATTGGCAGTTAACAAACACAAAATGAAGCATAAATTGCCAGCAGCTTATCTGATTGGCTTGGTGGGTTATATCTCTGGATTGCTTATCTCTGCTAGCTTCGATCTTCCTAGTGGCGCTGCCATTGTTGCAACATTAGCGATAAGTACTATCTTATTCAGATTGCTGTTTGGTAATACAATACTGACTTTCAAAAGGTGA
- a CDS encoding response regulator: MPIPVLICDDSSLARKQMARTLPKGWVVDITFANNGAEGIAAIKAGKGEIVFLDLNMPVMDGYEVLESIQKEDLPALVIVVSGDIQTKAHERVKALGALDFIQKPVSAESISNILQEYGILTETLDEEIVDSPMIKVDLRDACQEIANIAMGQAADLLAKLLDVFVLLPIPNVNVLEVSELTMTLKATEDKVSALCQGFIGAGIAGEALLLFHDSSFKDMAKLMGLEHPEDTNTEMEVMIDTGNVLIGAFLNGISEQLHMRFSQGHPIVLGRHCTINDLINDNSEKWSRTLAMEINYRIEGHDIQCDLLLLFTEDSLPTLNFKLAYLID, from the coding sequence ATGCCAATCCCAGTACTCATATGCGATGATTCTTCGCTTGCCAGAAAGCAAATGGCGAGAACACTTCCCAAAGGGTGGGTAGTCGATATTACCTTTGCCAATAATGGTGCTGAAGGTATTGCAGCGATAAAAGCAGGTAAAGGAGAAATTGTTTTCCTTGACCTCAATATGCCTGTAATGGATGGGTATGAAGTTTTAGAAAGTATTCAGAAAGAAGATTTACCCGCACTCGTTATCGTCGTCTCTGGCGATATTCAAACCAAAGCACACGAAAGAGTCAAAGCCCTAGGTGCACTAGATTTCATCCAAAAACCTGTCAGTGCAGAATCCATCAGTAATATACTCCAAGAATATGGGATATTAACCGAAACCTTAGATGAAGAAATAGTCGATAGCCCGATGATTAAGGTTGATCTACGTGATGCTTGTCAAGAAATAGCTAACATTGCAATGGGACAAGCGGCTGATTTGCTGGCTAAACTACTGGATGTTTTCGTTCTTTTACCTATTCCTAATGTCAATGTTCTTGAAGTTAGTGAGCTAACCATGACATTAAAAGCCACTGAAGATAAAGTCTCTGCCCTCTGCCAAGGGTTTATTGGTGCCGGTATCGCCGGAGAAGCCTTACTCTTATTTCATGACTCCTCTTTTAAAGATATGGCAAAACTGATGGGACTAGAACACCCAGAAGACACAAACACTGAAATGGAGGTAATGATAGATACAGGGAATGTATTAATCGGTGCTTTCTTAAACGGGATCTCTGAGCAACTCCACATGAGATTCAGCCAAGGTCACCCTATCGTGCTGGGTCGACACTGTACAATCAACGATCTCATCAATGATAATTCAGAGAAATGGTCCCGAACGTTAGCAATGGAAATTAACTATCGAATTGAAGGTCATGATATTCAGTGCGATCTTCTCCTTCTGTTTACTGAAGACTCGTTACCGACGCTTAATTTTAAGCTCGCTTACCTGATAGATTAA
- a CDS encoding YqhA family protein, which yields MRTFFERILWGSRYSVMLGVLSCIVAAFVIFLMGLKDVLYMLDLIWTYVLTGGHEVRNTLVMVVVEILDTFLLGAILLIFAFGLYELFINNLAAAEKSKVGGKILVISSIDSLKSKLGKVILMMLIIKLFSYFIEMKPQSMIELLYMGLIIVFVALALMLTKDNK from the coding sequence ATGAGAACTTTTTTTGAGCGTATATTGTGGGGTAGCAGGTACTCGGTAATGCTAGGAGTATTATCATGTATTGTTGCTGCATTTGTTATCTTTCTTATGGGCTTGAAAGACGTACTCTACATGTTAGATCTCATCTGGACTTATGTATTGACAGGGGGGCATGAAGTACGAAACACATTAGTGATGGTGGTTGTCGAGATTTTAGACACTTTTCTCCTTGGAGCTATATTATTGATTTTTGCTTTTGGACTGTATGAACTTTTTATTAATAATCTGGCAGCAGCAGAAAAAAGTAAAGTGGGTGGTAAAATTTTAGTCATAAGCAGTATTGACTCTCTTAAAAGTAAGCTAGGTAAAGTGATTTTGATGATGTTGATCATCAAGCTATTTTCTTATTTTATCGAAATGAAGCCTCAGAGTATGATAGAACTGCTTTATATGGGATTAATTATCGTGTTTGTTGCGTTGGCTTTGATGTTAACGAAAGACAATAAGTAA
- the rapA gene encoding RNA polymerase-associated protein RapA produces MPFFLGQRWISDTESELGLGTVVAVEGRMVTVMFPATDENRLFSRADAPLTRVIFNQGDKAESHEGWSLTVSEVEEKDNLVIYHGIHNETGEQVSLRETLLNHNIRFNKPQDRLFAGQIDRLERFGVRYQCQQLRNKLATSDLLGLQGPRVGLIPHQQWIAHEVGQRFAPRVLLADEVGLGKTIEAGLIIHQQLLTGRAERILVIVPDTLRHQWLVEMLRRFNLKFSVFDEDRCIEAYADNDNPFYTEQLVICSLELLRKKKRLEQALDADWDLMVVDEAHHLEWAEGAPSRAYRTVEALSEVIPGVLLLTATPDQLGHQSHFARLRLLDPDRFYDYETFLKEEANYADVASITDALTSNKPLAQDIINSLKTLLPEKDISNSIDLIQASDGDIDQQHNTRDALLQDLLDRHGTGRILYRNSRASVKGFPTRIFNAHPQKMPAQYVTAARVGAMMNSHLDTAGKVKQALSPEKIYQDFESTSASWWKFDPRVDWLIDFLKENRRKKVLIIASQAETALSLEEALRTREGIQATVFHEGMSIIERDKAGAYFAQETGGAQALICSEIGSEGRNFQFASQLILFDLPLNPDLLEQRIGRLDRIGQNSDVEIHVPYLQDTAQESLMQWYHLGLNAFEHTCPSGHILFNEFSEQLLNILINQDKEALDQVLIETQTRYTELKSVMEQGRDKLLEINSHGGEKANKLVKALAERDEDTNLIGSVIRLWDIIGVEQEDSGENAIILRPSEHMMFPTYPGLPEDGITVTFNRDIALSRDDIALITQEHPIVQTGLDLITSSETGTTSVAVLKNKSLPAGTLFLELIYMADASAPKSSQLYRYLPPTPMRVLLDKNGNNLADNVSYDSFNKQLSAVNRHIASKLVNASQSVLHPLLAKGEEIASGQLTLLANAARTKMTSQLTGELDRLQALKAVNPNIRDEELAHIQQQMAELTTYLDAAVLQLDAIRLILVSHA; encoded by the coding sequence ATGCCCTTTTTCTTAGGCCAACGCTGGATAAGTGACACCGAATCTGAACTGGGTTTAGGCACAGTCGTCGCTGTGGAAGGCCGTATGGTCACCGTAATGTTTCCAGCAACTGATGAGAACCGTTTGTTCTCTAGAGCTGATGCGCCATTAACGCGTGTTATTTTTAATCAGGGTGATAAAGCTGAAAGCCATGAAGGCTGGAGTTTGACCGTTAGTGAGGTTGAAGAGAAAGATAATCTTGTTATCTATCATGGGATTCATAATGAGACTGGTGAGCAAGTCTCATTAAGGGAAACACTACTCAACCACAATATCCGGTTCAATAAACCTCAAGATAGATTGTTTGCTGGCCAAATAGACCGCCTTGAACGCTTTGGGGTTCGCTATCAATGTCAGCAACTAAGAAATAAATTAGCCACTTCCGATCTACTTGGTCTACAAGGCCCTAGAGTTGGTCTTATTCCACATCAACAATGGATAGCACATGAAGTCGGGCAACGGTTTGCACCTCGTGTTTTACTTGCCGATGAAGTCGGGCTCGGTAAAACCATTGAAGCTGGCCTTATCATACATCAGCAACTGCTCACGGGCCGCGCTGAACGTATTTTAGTGATTGTACCGGACACGCTACGCCATCAATGGTTGGTGGAGATGCTACGTCGTTTTAATTTAAAATTCTCTGTATTTGATGAAGACAGATGTATCGAAGCTTATGCGGACAACGATAACCCTTTCTACACAGAACAGCTGGTTATTTGCTCTTTGGAATTACTACGTAAAAAGAAGCGGTTAGAACAAGCATTAGATGCCGACTGGGATCTCATGGTCGTTGATGAAGCGCATCACTTAGAGTGGGCTGAAGGCGCGCCTAGTCGTGCTTACCGTACAGTTGAAGCATTAAGTGAAGTGATCCCAGGTGTTTTACTATTAACAGCAACACCAGACCAATTAGGCCATCAAAGTCACTTTGCACGCTTGCGACTACTTGATCCTGATCGCTTTTATGATTATGAAACCTTTCTTAAAGAGGAAGCAAATTATGCCGATGTGGCCAGTATCACAGATGCGCTCACCAGTAATAAGCCACTCGCACAAGACATAATAAATAGTCTCAAAACACTATTACCTGAAAAAGATATCAGTAACAGCATAGACTTAATTCAAGCCAGTGATGGTGATATCGATCAGCAACACAATACGCGCGATGCACTGTTACAGGATTTACTCGACCGACATGGAACGGGTCGTATTTTGTACCGTAATAGCCGTGCTTCAGTAAAGGGGTTTCCAACACGGATCTTCAACGCCCACCCGCAGAAAATGCCAGCACAATATGTCACCGCAGCACGTGTGGGAGCTATGATGAATAGCCACTTAGACACCGCTGGCAAGGTAAAACAAGCGCTAAGCCCAGAAAAAATATATCAAGACTTTGAAAGCACAAGTGCTAGCTGGTGGAAATTTGATCCAAGGGTTGATTGGTTAATCGATTTTTTAAAAGAAAATCGTAGAAAGAAAGTACTCATTATCGCCAGCCAAGCTGAAACCGCGCTGAGTTTAGAGGAAGCATTACGTACCCGAGAAGGTATACAAGCCACCGTCTTTCACGAAGGCATGTCCATTATCGAACGTGATAAAGCAGGAGCTTACTTCGCACAAGAAACAGGGGGTGCACAAGCACTTATCTGTAGCGAAATTGGGTCTGAAGGTCGTAACTTTCAATTTGCTAGTCAATTGATTTTATTTGATTTACCATTAAATCCAGATCTCTTAGAGCAACGTATTGGCCGCCTAGATCGTATCGGGCAAAATAGTGATGTAGAGATACATGTTCCTTATTTACAAGATACTGCACAAGAATCACTAATGCAGTGGTATCACTTAGGTCTTAATGCTTTTGAGCACACCTGTCCAAGTGGACATATTCTCTTTAACGAGTTTTCTGAACAGCTTCTTAATATTTTAATAAACCAAGATAAAGAAGCTTTAGATCAAGTATTAATTGAAACGCAAACTCGTTATACAGAACTCAAATCTGTTATGGAACAAGGACGCGATAAGCTACTTGAGATCAACTCTCACGGCGGTGAAAAAGCAAATAAACTCGTGAAAGCATTAGCTGAACGTGATGAAGATACCAACCTAATTGGTTCTGTTATCAGGCTATGGGACATTATTGGAGTAGAGCAAGAAGACAGTGGTGAAAATGCTATCATATTGCGCCCAAGTGAACATATGATGTTCCCAACTTATCCAGGTTTACCTGAAGATGGAATAACCGTCACCTTCAACAGAGACATTGCACTGTCACGAGACGATATTGCGCTTATCACTCAAGAGCATCCGATAGTGCAAACAGGGTTAGATCTGATCACGTCATCAGAAACAGGGACAACAAGTGTCGCAGTATTGAAAAACAAGTCTCTACCTGCTGGCACTCTCTTCCTTGAGCTCATTTACATGGCTGATGCTTCTGCACCTAAATCAAGTCAACTGTACCGATATTTACCGCCAACACCAATGCGAGTGTTACTGGATAAAAACGGCAATAACTTAGCCGATAATGTCAGCTATGATAGCTTTAACAAACAACTCAGTGCTGTCAATCGTCACATTGCCAGTAAACTGGTTAATGCATCACAAAGCGTACTACACCCGTTACTGGCTAAAGGAGAAGAGATAGCCTCAGGCCAATTAACACTATTAGCTAATGCTGCTCGAACTAAAATGACGTCCCAGCTCACAGGTGAACTCGATCGCTTGCAGGCATTAAAAGCTGTTAACCCCAATATTCGTGATGAAGAATTAGCACACATACAACAACAAATGGCAGAGCTTACCACGTATCTCGATGCAGCCGTATTGCAACTTGATGCCATACGCTTAATTTTGGTCAGCCACGCTTAA
- a CDS encoding sensor domain-containing diguanylate cyclase — MSHDQNAMNELHWLIDMVQTIEVGLVVLDKNFDIQLWNGFMEDHSGVEPNAIKGENLFTTFNDLPAAWLKQKMESVFLLKNRAFISWEQRPYIFKFKNYRPITGRADFMYQNVTLLPLSSLTGQVTHISMIIYDVTDVAVNKLQINAANERLEYLSQIDGLTQLNNRRYWQECMQKEFDRHKRYGDETTLVMFDIDDFKKVNDNYGHTIGDKVIQHISALLKQSLRETDSAGRYGGEEFSVVLAKTSAADSLVFAERLRKKIEETALVHEGQSINVTVSIGICDIQDGIENSAQWLNLADEALYNAKESGRNKCVTHKQK; from the coding sequence ATGTCACATGACCAAAATGCAATGAACGAACTCCACTGGCTAATCGACATGGTACAAACAATCGAAGTCGGCTTAGTCGTTCTTGATAAGAACTTTGATATCCAACTTTGGAATGGTTTTATGGAAGATCATAGTGGCGTTGAACCCAACGCAATCAAAGGGGAGAATCTTTTCACTACATTTAACGACCTTCCAGCAGCTTGGTTAAAACAGAAAATGGAATCGGTATTTCTCCTTAAAAATCGAGCTTTTATCAGCTGGGAACAACGTCCTTATATCTTTAAATTTAAAAACTATCGACCTATTACCGGCCGTGCCGATTTCATGTATCAAAATGTCACCTTACTGCCACTCTCCTCACTAACAGGCCAGGTAACGCATATCAGTATGATCATCTATGATGTCACTGATGTTGCCGTTAATAAATTGCAAATTAACGCAGCGAATGAACGCTTAGAATACTTAAGTCAAATCGATGGTCTAACTCAACTTAACAATCGTCGATACTGGCAAGAATGCATGCAAAAAGAATTCGATAGACATAAACGCTATGGCGATGAGACAACTTTAGTGATGTTCGATATTGACGACTTTAAAAAGGTTAATGATAACTACGGTCACACAATAGGGGACAAAGTTATTCAGCATATTTCAGCGCTTTTAAAACAATCTTTACGCGAAACCGACAGTGCAGGTCGCTATGGTGGAGAAGAGTTCTCGGTCGTGCTAGCAAAAACATCTGCAGCAGACTCTCTTGTATTTGCAGAACGATTGAGAAAAAAGATTGAAGAAACGGCTTTAGTTCATGAGGGACAATCTATTAATGTGACTGTCAGTATAGGGATATGCGACATACAGGATGGAATTGAAAATAGTGCCCAATGGCTCAATTTAGCCGATGAAGCTTTGTACAATGCCAAGGAGTCAGGGCGAAATAAATGTGTTACTCATAAACAAAAATAA
- a CDS encoding crotonase/enoyl-CoA hydratase family protein produces MRQEFVQFEKNNGIAYVTLVQPKKYNALNFQMFKELDSIIYSLRRDRTIKIVILSGSGGNFSSGLDVKSVMSSPLHAIRLLFKWLPGNANLAQRVSCGWRDLPIPVIAVIEGCCFGGGMQIALGADMRIASPDAKLSIMEAKWGLVPDMAGLISLRELVGKDQAMLLTMTAKVLSAQESLEKGLLTEISEQPMKRAKEMASEISQTSPDANAAIKMSINKSWTASVRRLLSRESISQIRLIMGKNRLIAAKRNHQDHKEIKVKADYQDRQSGW; encoded by the coding sequence ATGCGACAGGAGTTTGTTCAATTTGAGAAAAATAATGGGATTGCGTATGTAACGTTAGTACAGCCTAAAAAATATAATGCACTTAACTTTCAAATGTTTAAAGAGCTAGATAGTATTATTTATAGTTTGAGAAGAGATCGTACCATCAAAATCGTGATTTTATCAGGCTCTGGAGGTAATTTTAGTTCGGGTTTGGATGTAAAAAGTGTGATGAGTTCGCCATTACACGCTATTCGTTTGCTCTTTAAGTGGTTACCGGGAAATGCCAATTTAGCTCAGAGGGTTTCCTGTGGCTGGCGCGATTTGCCTATACCAGTTATTGCAGTGATCGAAGGTTGTTGTTTTGGTGGAGGCATGCAGATAGCACTTGGTGCAGATATGCGCATTGCATCTCCCGATGCTAAATTATCAATCATGGAAGCCAAGTGGGGGCTCGTGCCTGATATGGCAGGATTAATATCACTTCGGGAGCTAGTAGGTAAAGATCAAGCGATGTTATTAACGATGACAGCTAAAGTGTTATCTGCTCAAGAGTCACTTGAGAAAGGCTTACTTACTGAAATTTCAGAGCAGCCTATGAAGCGAGCAAAAGAGATGGCAAGTGAAATAAGTCAGACTTCTCCAGATGCGAATGCTGCAATTAAGATGAGCATTAACAAGAGCTGGACTGCTAGCGTCAGACGTTTATTATCGCGAGAATCCATCAGTCAAATTAGATTAATTATGGGCAAGAATCGACTGATTGCCGCTAAACGAAATCATCAAGATCACAAAGAGATTAAGGTCAAGGCTGACTATCAAGATAGGCAGTCCGGTTGGTGA
- a CDS encoding 1-acylglycerol-3-phosphate O-acyltransferase yields MLIILRTLVLAVMLLLAFVFCSLFCIFRPKHRDNVHMLAKVFSYAAPVVGIKVIVRKPSIATTEPCVFLANHQNNFDMFTHTAAVPKGTVSLGKKSLAWVPFFGQIYWLSGNILIDRKNRNRAFETMTQAAKKIKDKCLSIWIFPEGTRSRGKGLLPFKSGAFHTAIEAGVAMVPVLASNQGHIKLNRWNNGVVIIEMMEPIETKGLAKSQVKELSKRIHVMMSTRLTQLDQEASALMAK; encoded by the coding sequence GTGCTTATAATCCTAAGAACGTTAGTTTTGGCAGTTATGCTACTGTTAGCATTTGTTTTTTGTAGTCTTTTTTGTATATTTAGACCTAAGCATCGTGACAATGTACACATGTTAGCTAAAGTTTTCTCCTATGCTGCGCCTGTCGTGGGTATTAAGGTTATTGTGCGTAAGCCTAGTATAGCGACAACTGAGCCTTGTGTATTTTTGGCTAATCACCAAAATAATTTTGATATGTTTACTCACACAGCTGCAGTGCCTAAAGGTACGGTTAGTTTAGGTAAAAAAAGTTTGGCTTGGGTTCCCTTTTTTGGTCAAATTTACTGGCTGTCTGGCAATATACTCATCGATAGAAAAAATCGAAATAGAGCTTTTGAAACCATGACGCAAGCTGCCAAAAAAATTAAAGACAAGTGTCTTTCTATCTGGATATTTCCAGAAGGTACTCGATCTCGTGGTAAAGGATTATTACCCTTTAAATCTGGAGCATTTCATACTGCAATAGAAGCAGGGGTTGCTATGGTGCCTGTGTTGGCATCTAATCAAGGGCATATTAAGCTAAATCGTTGGAATAACGGTGTGGTGATTATCGAAATGATGGAACCAATAGAAACCAAGGGCTTGGCTAAATCTCAAGTGAAAGAGTTGTCAAAACGTATTCACGTGATGATGTCGACGAGATTGACTCAGCTGGATCAAGAAGCTTCGGCTTTAATGGCAAAGTAA
- a CDS encoding DUF3530 family protein, whose protein sequence is MNIHKVRYLHFPVYFLIAACTYNILNMSCWAADPASNKLKYHYLPPEEVITIEVGKQQSEVLLKSWVGKKELGTATLLSNPGMSADSAGLQAFLRRQLPHTGWTSIALTPPNKIPTPNFSTAAAEIPKVGQLDNTQINTERTQQFSQKQWMKIREKQEAFIVATMGKLNDIASPYPGKKLLIATNQGAGFMISILSKNLLPKPDILVIINPFMTTSSENQALSTLLAKLDIPVLDIQSPDGHLASQKTITSRRILSPPNEPYRYSQQLMQLNLNHLEAWQTCLDLIEGFSHRINKAYPN, encoded by the coding sequence ATGAATATTCACAAAGTCAGGTACTTACACTTTCCAGTATATTTTTTAATAGCCGCATGCACTTACAACATATTAAACATGAGCTGCTGGGCTGCAGATCCAGCAAGTAATAAACTTAAATATCATTACCTTCCACCAGAAGAGGTCATTACCATCGAAGTGGGAAAACAGCAGTCTGAAGTCTTACTAAAAAGCTGGGTAGGTAAAAAAGAACTCGGCACAGCAACCCTATTATCAAATCCTGGTATGAGTGCAGATTCTGCCGGTCTCCAAGCATTTTTAAGACGGCAGCTACCACATACTGGTTGGACTAGCATAGCCCTTACACCACCGAATAAGATACCAACACCTAATTTTTCAACCGCTGCAGCAGAGATCCCAAAAGTAGGACAACTCGACAATACACAAATTAACACTGAACGTACTCAGCAATTTTCACAAAAACAATGGATGAAGATCCGAGAAAAACAAGAAGCCTTTATCGTGGCAACCATGGGGAAATTAAATGATATAGCAAGTCCTTACCCAGGTAAAAAACTCCTGATCGCCACCAACCAAGGTGCAGGATTTATGATTTCAATCCTAAGTAAAAATCTACTACCAAAACCAGATATTTTGGTTATCATTAACCCTTTTATGACAACAAGCTCAGAGAATCAAGCCTTATCTACATTACTGGCAAAACTCGATATTCCTGTGCTTGATATTCAGTCTCCAGATGGTCATCTTGCTTCCCAGAAAACCATCACGAGTCGACGTATACTCTCCCCTCCAAATGAGCCTTACCGCTATAGCCAACAACTTATGCAGCTTAACCTTAATCACCTAGAGGCTTGGCAAACCTGTTTAGATTTAATCGAAGGGTTTTCTCATAGAATTAACAAGGCTTATCCGAATTAA
- a CDS encoding PhoH family protein, whose protein sequence is MQQDDRKLFVLDTNVLLHEPLAIYSFKEHDVVIPMTVLEELDQIKDRKRDVSRDARVAIRALEDILGGTTTPEEIVQGVKLPRREDHGDVSGSLAIFPDHQLEMTKTSLPGDNNDNRIINTALHLQKIHDPRIVVLVTKDINMRLKAKGAGILLVEDYRTDQLIDDIRFLTKGFHQFNGDFWERKEHVTTTVQGRHTVHTVPITEIGDENFYVNQYLMDKDSNFCGRVIEKTDTDLHLLDLGKDRLLNLDAWGVRPKNIHQGMAMQALLDPDIDLVILTGPAGCGKTLLAIAAALEMVVERGLYDKIIVTRNTPEIAESIGFLPGTEEEKMAPWLAAITDTLEVLHKNDVNPSGSMNYIMDKANIQFKSINFMRGRSIQNSVVILDECQNLTASQIKTMITRMGEGTKLICSGNLAQIDTNYLTAVTSGLTYIVERFKNFEGSANIYLNGVVRSRLAEFAEENL, encoded by the coding sequence ATGCAACAAGACGATAGAAAGTTGTTTGTACTGGATACCAATGTATTACTACATGAACCTTTAGCGATATACTCATTTAAAGAACACGATGTAGTGATTCCTATGACTGTTCTGGAAGAGCTAGATCAGATAAAGGACAGAAAGCGAGATGTAAGCCGTGATGCTCGAGTGGCTATTAGAGCACTAGAGGATATCCTCGGAGGAACCACCACCCCAGAGGAGATAGTTCAAGGAGTTAAACTTCCTCGTCGTGAAGATCACGGTGACGTATCTGGGTCACTCGCTATCTTTCCCGACCATCAACTTGAGATGACAAAAACGTCTCTTCCTGGAGATAATAACGATAACCGTATCATTAATACCGCGCTTCATCTGCAAAAAATACACGATCCTCGTATTGTTGTTCTCGTCACTAAAGATATCAATATGCGCCTTAAAGCAAAAGGTGCGGGGATTTTACTTGTTGAAGATTATCGTACTGATCAGCTCATCGATGATATTCGCTTTTTAACGAAAGGTTTTCATCAATTTAATGGTGATTTTTGGGAACGTAAAGAGCATGTCACGACAACGGTTCAGGGGCGCCACACAGTACATACTGTGCCGATTACAGAGATTGGTGATGAGAACTTTTATGTTAATCAATATTTAATGGATAAAGACTCAAATTTCTGTGGTCGTGTCATTGAAAAAACAGATACTGATCTGCATCTGCTTGATTTAGGTAAAGATAGATTGCTGAACTTAGATGCTTGGGGTGTTCGTCCTAAAAACATCCATCAAGGCATGGCGATGCAAGCTCTACTTGATCCCGATATTGATTTGGTTATCTTAACCGGTCCCGCAGGCTGTGGTAAAACGTTATTGGCAATAGCCGCCGCGCTTGAGATGGTGGTAGAGAGGGGTCTGTACGATAAAATTATTGTCACGCGTAATACACCTGAAATTGCAGAGTCCATAGGCTTCCTACCCGGTACTGAAGAGGAGAAAATGGCACCTTGGCTTGCAGCGATAACGGACACTTTAGAAGTGCTGCATAAAAATGATGTTAATCCTAGTGGCAGTATGAATTACATTATGGACAAGGCTAACATTCAGTTTAAATCGATTAACTTTATGCGTGGTCGTTCGATTCAGAATTCCGTGGTTATTCTTGATGAGTGTCAAAATCTGACCGCATCACAGATTAAAACAATGATCACTCGTATGGGGGAGGGAACAAAGTTAATCTGTAGTGGTAACTTGGCTCAAATCGACACTAACTACTTGACTGCAGTTACCTCTGGGTTGACTTATATTGTTGAACGGTTTAAAAATTTCGAAGGTAGTGCAAATATTTACCTCAATGGCGTGGTGCGTTCTCGTCTTGCTGAGTTTGCTGAAGAGAATTTATAA